The sequence below is a genomic window from Selenomonas ruminantium subsp. lactilytica TAM6421.
GAATTATAGCATGGCCTGAGTCCCCTGAAAAATGCCAAAAAACTATGTTCAGCCATAGGCTCTGCATATACCCAAAAACAGGATTCATTTCGTTTTTGTGATGACCTGCTTAGCAGCCTTTTCCAACAGCTTGAGATAGGCATGCCCCAGTTCCGACATACGGCAGTCCATATGACGTATCACACCAACAGTAATCTTTTCTTCCACAGCCAGCGGGCGCGCGATGATATCCTGGCCATGCAGATGGGAAGGCAGTATCCCTGTGGTAATGATATAGGCGTCCAATCCCAGCAAGAGATCCGACACCGCTGCCCGATCCGTTACCTGGATATGTTTTGCCAACGAACGCTCACAGAACATTTCCTCCGAATAGTAAAAAGAATTTTCCTCCCCCTGATCAAATGTAATGCAGGGAAAGGGCTCCAGGTCTTCCAACGTCAGGGTATCCTTCTTCGCCAATGGATGGTCGCGAAAGATAAAGACATGGGGCTTTACCATAAAGAGCGGCGAGAAATACAGTTTGCTTTCCTTGAAAATCTTGCGCAGCACGGCCTCATTGAAGCGGCTTAAATACAAAATGCCAATCTCACTCTTCAAAGTCCTGACATTCTCTATGATCTTCTCCGTACGCTCCTCCAGCAGCGAAAATTCATATCCCCAGCCTTCGTACTGCCGGACCAGCTCGACGAAGGCGCTGGCCGTGAAGGTGTAATGCTGCGTGGAGACCGCAAAATACTGTTTGCTCTCCGCATGCAGATAACGCTCCTCCAGCATTTCCATCTGGCGCAGAATCTGCTTGGCATGACCGAGGAATTTCAGCCCCTCATCGGTCAGCTGCACGCCGCGCGAATTGCGGATGAAAAGATCCCTGCCAATCTCCTTTTCCAAATCCTGCAGCGCTGTCGTCATGCTGGGCTGTGTCACAAACAGCTGCCTGGCCGCCAGGCTGATAGAGCCATATTTCGCGATAGCAGTTACATATCTTAGCTGCGTAAATGTCATGGCCGTCTCCCTCCTTAATACAAAAAGCCGTGCGTAAATACGCACAGCCCTCAGTTCTGATCAGCTATTTTTTCCATATACCAGGCATCAGATGCCATCCCCATCCATAAACCGCTGTTTTTCCAGACGGTCAAAATGGGTGATTTCGCCCTGCTTCACGATGATGGTAATACGCCCGTAATAGAGGCTTTTCAGCTCCCGCTCGATAAGCTTGCGGATATTTTCCTCCATCACCGGCGACCATACCTGGGGTTTGGGCACGCCCTGCCAGGGATGCACCCGCATCTTTTCGGTGCGCTCCACCTGGATCAGCACGCCATTCTGGGCCACTAAGACCACTTCGCCAAAATAAACGCCCCGCAGGACTTCCAAAATATAATGCAATACTTCCGCCGGTATATCTTTCATCTTCCTCACGCTCTCCCCTAAATAACATGCCCCCATGTTACACTATTACACCCATTGCGTCAATAGGTTTTGTTCATTTCGACAAAAAAAGTTCCCTAAAGAGGAAAACATGCTTTACATTTGCCTGTTTTCCTCTTCGGGAATATGTGTGTATATGTATATTTTAGGAGAGGCGAGTTAATTAAGCCGATTTGCTGATGGCTGTGGTGAATATCTTTTCCAGCAAGGTCAGGGCACCACGATAGCCGATGTAGGTCTTGTTCAGGACAACATCGTAGGATACGGGGTAGCTGACTTCCACAATGTGGCCGTTCAGCTCCTTCACCACATCCCGTTCCCAGGTAGTGCCCAGGATGATGGGGGGCTTATGCCCATAATCCTGTTCTTTCAACAATTTATTGACGACATAGCCGTCTTCCACGAATTCCACCTCGGCAGCCAC
It includes:
- a CDS encoding LysR family transcriptional regulator, translating into MTFTQLRYVTAIAKYGSISLAARQLFVTQPSMTTALQDLEKEIGRDLFIRNSRGVQLTDEGLKFLGHAKQILRQMEMLEERYLHAESKQYFAVSTQHYTFTASAFVELVRQYEGWGYEFSLLEERTEKIIENVRTLKSEIGILYLSRFNEAVLRKIFKESKLYFSPLFMVKPHVFIFRDHPLAKKDTLTLEDLEPFPCITFDQGEENSFYYSEEMFCERSLAKHIQVTDRAAVSDLLLGLDAYIITTGILPSHLHGQDIIARPLAVEEKITVGVIRHMDCRMSELGHAYLKLLEKAAKQVITKTK
- a CDS encoding YezD family protein; this translates as MKDIPAEVLHYILEVLRGVYFGEVVLVAQNGVLIQVERTEKMRVHPWQGVPKPQVWSPVMEENIRKLIERELKSLYYGRITIIVKQGEITHFDRLEKQRFMDGDGI